TCAGCCCGATCCTCGGCGACCAGCAGGGCGACTACGACAACTACACCAAGGAGAGCCGGACGGTCTTCCCGCCCGAGCTCGGCGACGACGGCTACACCGCGTTCTACGGGACGCTCGGCGCGTCGGTCCTGGTCCTGCCGCGCGAAGACATCCTCAAATACTGCGCGCGCCGATTCGCGGCGACGGCGGTACGCCGCTACCTCCTGCTCGACGACCCGGCCCTCGTCAGCGAGGCGCAGCAGGAGCGCTTCAAGCAGTTCAACGTCGACCGCGCGGAGCTCGAGCGGCTCAGCCCCGAGGCGCGCGCCGAGCGGCTCGACACCGCCTTCGTGCAGAAGCTCGACATGCTGGCCGAGCAGGATCAGGAGGGGGGCCACTGGCATCGCCTGAAGAGCGTCGGCGAGACCGCGAGCGCGAAGCTCGGCGAGGTCAGCCAGCAGACCGAAGGCGAGCTGCGCTCGTGCTGCGCGCAGATCCGCGAGATCAGCGCCGACCGCATCCTCGACGACGCGTGGACGCCCGCCGCGACGATGAACACGCTCGCGCGCGAGGTGGCCCAGGCGAAGAGCGAGATCGACGCCAAGGTCGCGGCCGTGGTGGCGCAGATCGAGAGCGGCGACTTCTGGGCGGACCTCCTGAGCAAGGCGGGCCCCGACGCGGCGCCCGAGCTGTCGCCCTACGAGCAGCGCTACGTGCTCATCAAATTCCGCGGGCCGGGTGGGCCGCTCTCGAGCGGCGCCATGGACGAGCTGGCGCAGAACGTGGCCCGGCTCCGCGCGGAGGCCGACCTCGGTCGGGACAGCCGCTTCCGGAGCGAGATGGACGCCCACGCGGCGGAGATCAAGCGCACCTACGGCGGCTGGGACAAGCTCCTGACCCGCAAGGACAAGGACTTCGAGGCCGCGCGCGACCGCACCGTCGCCACCTTCAACGAGTACGTCGACAAGAGCCGCGCGCTCTTGATCCGCGGCGCCCTCTACGACATCGGCGTCGCCCTCGGTCGCGCGGCGGACAACCTCCGCGGCAGCTACCGCAACATCGAGAGCAGCGCGGGGCGGCTCGCGACGGAGCTCGAGGAGAAGGCGCGCCGCTTCGAGTACGACGGAGGCCCCGACGCGCAGGCCAACGAGTTCGTGCTCGACGTGGAGGTGCTCCAGCACCCGAACGGGCGCGACCGGTTCTGGGGCTGGTACTACGAGGACCAGGTCGCGACGCGGCCCGAGTCGAGCGACCAGGGCGAGGTGCTCGAGGCGGTCCGCGAGGCGCTGCGCCCGAAGTACGACGAGCAGGGCCGGGCGCTCCGGCGCACCGCGCGCGAGATGATCAGCGACGTGGAGCAGTCGCTCATCGGAGCGGCGGCGCGCTTCCTGACCAAGCCCATCCTCGGCGACCCCGACTCGGACGACCCGTTCGAGCGGCAGGGCCTGCGGCTCGATGACGCGCTCGCCCTCGAGGCGAAGTACTACGGGCTGACGACCGAGAAGGTGGGCGCGGCGCCGCGAGACGCGCTCGGCAGCCAGTCGCCGCTCTCGCCCAGCGCGCTCTGGCAGCTCGAGCCCGTCAAGCGCTACGTGCGGCGCAAGATCGAGACGGCGCTCTCGAAGGCGCAGCCGCTGACCCGCTTCCACCCGGAGGCGAAGAGCATGATCAACCACGCGGACATGCTGCTCATCGGGTTGCACGCGCAGCTGTCGGGCGGCGACTTCTCCGCCATGCTCGACGAGGCCACCTACGGCAAGAGCGCCAACGTCATCGAGGACTGGGACGACCCCGACCGCATCGTGCTCTACCGCTCGATCCTCGGGGTGCCCGTCTACTGCTTCCCCCACGTCAACGAAGAGATGAAGGCGGCGTACCGTCGCTATCAGTCCAAGTCCGACAAGGGCTGGCCGCTGCACATCGACTTCGCGTTCGAGGGCCTGAACGACCTCGACCCGGAGGACGCGAAGCGGCACAAGGCGGCGGAGGCGGAGCGCCTGAAGGTCGGCCTGACCGCGATCGCGCTCGGGACGGCGCGCGGCGCGGTGGTCTCGAAGGACGGCATCTTCGCGCTCGAGCTCGAGAGCGGCCAGAGCGTGATGCTGGCCGCCAGCCTGACCGACGCGGCGACCCGCCTCCTGCACCTCGAGGACGACAAGCCCGCCGTCTACGACCTGGCCGTGGCCCCGCTCGTGGCCGACGCGCGCAAGGTGAGCGCGGAGAAGGCGCTCGCCGCGGAGGCGAAGTCGGCGACCGAGTCGTGGAAGAAGCGCTGCGTCTCGCTCGAGCTGATGGACACCCGCGACGCGGCCGAGGAGCGCGAGTACCAGGCGCTCCGAGAGGCGACGAAGCTCCTCGCGTGAGCACCGTATGAGCACCGTATGAGCACCGCATGATTACCACCCCGGAGGTCCCCTCGATCCTCGTCGGGTTGGGCACCTTCGGCGCGAAGGTGGTCCGCCGCGTGCTGGACGAGCGCGCCGAGGCGCTCGGCCGAGGCGGCGCCGACGACGACGACGCGCTGCTCTCCTCCATCGTCGTCGAGCGCGCGCCGCGCCCGGACGCGGTGGCGGCCAAGGTCATCGAGGAGGCGCGGAGCCTGCTCGCCCACCCGCGGCTCGTGCGCGCGCGGGACCGCCGCAGCGCCGAGGGGCTGACGCGGCTCCACATCTTCGTGGTGGCCAACCTCGCGGACGACGCGCGGGAGTCGCTCGGGGAGGTGCTGGCCCACGTCGAGCGGCGGCTGCTGCGGGAGCTCTCCCCCATCTTCGAGTCGTTCCGCACCGGGGCCGAGCGCAACCTCGTCGTGCTGCCGCTGCTCGCGATGCCCCACCCCGCCGCGCACCCCGACGGCGAGGCGTTGATCGCCACCGTGCGCGCCCTCAGCCGACAGCTCGCCGCGCGCCCCGCCCGCGCCCGCGCCGTGCCGCAGCTCTTCCTCATCGAGGACGTGGCCGAGTTCAGCGTGCTCGGCGACGCGGAGCTGACCCAGTGCGTGCGCAACTTCTTGACCTTGCTGCTCTACTCGCTCAGCAGCGTCGGCCCGGTCGCGCAGCTCCTGTACGGCGACGCGCCCGAGGAGCCGCTCGCCACCTTCGTCTGCGCGGTGAGCGAGCTGCCGCGACGCGCGCTCACCACCTACGCAACGGACGCCATCTGTCTGGAGGTCTGCGACGCGGTGCTCGAGCGCGAAGGGGACGACGTGAGCCTCCCCGAGATCGACGCGCTCGAGGAGGTGGAGCTGGCCGCGTTCGACGAGCCGCGCGACGCCGACCGCGACGTGCTCGAGCTGCTCAACCGCTACTACCCGGAGGTGCGCCGGGACCCGGAGCCGCGGTGGTGGGAGGGCGCGGAGGCGCTGCGAGAGCGCTACGGGCCCGACCCCGGTGACCCGAGCCGCGACGACGCGCAGCCCGCCCCGGAGCCCCCGGTGGGCTGGGCCCTGACCCGCATGCGGGAGATCGAGAAGTCCTGGCGCATGCTCCAGCGGCGCCGCTTCGACGACGCGATCGGCGGTGAGCGAGAGCGCATCGCCAAGGACCGCGACGCCACGCTCGCGGGGATCCGTCGCCGCGTGGACGAGGCGCTCTGGTCCGATCCCGACCCGGACGCGTTCCGACGCGCGGGGCTGTTGCTTCAGCGCATGGAGCGCGCGGTCTCCCTGCGGCTCGAGGACGCCATCCGCGACCGCGACGCGGCCCTGCCCGTCCCGCCTCCGTCCTTCGAGACCTTCCGAGACGCGCACGCGGGGTTCATGGACGCCGCGCGCCGCAAGCCCGACCTCGCGCGCGTCGTCCTCTACGGCCTCCTGTTCACCGCGGCCGGCGTGCTCTTCGCGCCGATCGTCTTGCGGGCGATCGCAGAGGCGCTGTCGATCGAGCCGAGCGCGTGGCAGTCCCCGTGGCTGCGCGAGCGCGGCTGGCTCACCGCGCTCGTCGTCAGCGGCGCGGGCGTCGGCGCGTTCCTCGGCCTGCATCACCGCAAGGCCCACCTCGC
This window of the Sandaracinaceae bacterium genome carries:
- a CDS encoding tubulin-like doman-containing protein — its product is MPIKIMPGEVTPTLFVGLGGSGGQAIGRIAKRLRASQDYALKYQSLVRFVAVDTNAADLARLRQGYGPVGHVDATITLSDFDKVEYTKLRRGETFADADDFFTQWVHPWYRFREESGAGAGQIRIESRLGFFRSIEVGELTRQLQDILAELRSHQHGMRRQGAPLQVFVYFSTAGGTGSGAFLPFAYVLRDLIGDKAARIFGFAILPDAFEEVVGMNRDGTLANGYAALKELEHLNRLDTQVPDASEPNVFHYDPRNKHKTTVSRRPFDLIYVVDRPNDFSVDDVGDALADATYVQIFSPILGDQQGDYDNYTKESRTVFPPELGDDGYTAFYGTLGASVLVLPREDILKYCARRFAATAVRRYLLLDDPALVSEAQQERFKQFNVDRAELERLSPEARAERLDTAFVQKLDMLAEQDQEGGHWHRLKSVGETASAKLGEVSQQTEGELRSCCAQIREISADRILDDAWTPAATMNTLAREVAQAKSEIDAKVAAVVAQIESGDFWADLLSKAGPDAAPELSPYEQRYVLIKFRGPGGPLSSGAMDELAQNVARLRAEADLGRDSRFRSEMDAHAAEIKRTYGGWDKLLTRKDKDFEAARDRTVATFNEYVDKSRALLIRGALYDIGVALGRAADNLRGSYRNIESSAGRLATELEEKARRFEYDGGPDAQANEFVLDVEVLQHPNGRDRFWGWYYEDQVATRPESSDQGEVLEAVREALRPKYDEQGRALRRTAREMISDVEQSLIGAAARFLTKPILGDPDSDDPFERQGLRLDDALALEAKYYGLTTEKVGAAPRDALGSQSPLSPSALWQLEPVKRYVRRKIETALSKAQPLTRFHPEAKSMINHADMLLIGLHAQLSGGDFSAMLDEATYGKSANVIEDWDDPDRIVLYRSILGVPVYCFPHVNEEMKAAYRRYQSKSDKGWPLHIDFAFEGLNDLDPEDAKRHKAAEAERLKVGLTAIALGTARGAVVSKDGIFALELESGQSVMLAASLTDAATRLLHLEDDKPAVYDLAVAPLVADARKVSAEKALAAEAKSATESWKKRCVSLELMDTRDAAEEREYQALREATKLLA